A region of Vicia villosa cultivar HV-30 ecotype Madison, WI unplaced genomic scaffold, Vvil1.0 ctg.000561F_1_1, whole genome shotgun sequence DNA encodes the following proteins:
- the LOC131629352 gene encoding uncharacterized protein LOC131629352 — MLVLILSIFLFFLFLFKFATAYADFTLMSKKHPKRELIEDKVFWITGASRGIGEVLAQQLASLGAKLIISARNEADLNRVKLQLKGKHAPDGVKILPLDLTSGEDSLRKVVDVAESLFPDSGVDYMIHNAAYERPKSSVLDATEDSLKAIFDVNVLGTITLTKLLTPFMLRRGKGHFVVMSSAAGKTPAPGQAIYSASKFALNGYFHSLRSELCQKGIQVTVVCPGPIQTVNNAGSQVPSEKRVSAEKCAELTIIAATHGLKEAWISYQPVLVVMYLVQYMPTIGYWVMDKVGKSRVEAAAEKGSTYSLSLLFGKKKAG; from the exons ATGTTGGTGCTCATCCTTTccatcttcctcttcttcctcttcttattcAAATTCGCCACCGCATATG CCGATTTCACTTTGATGTCAAAAAAGCACCCAAAACGTGAATTAATTGAAGATAAG GTTTTTTGGATTACTGGTGCCAGCCGTGGAATTG GGGAAGTTCTAGCTCAACAGCTTGCAAGTTTAGGGGCCAAGTTAATAATCTCAGCAAGGAATGAAGCTGACCTAAACCGAGTAAAGTTGCAGCTGAAAG GTAAGCATGCACCTGACGGGGTCAAGATTTTACCGTTGGATTTAACGTCAGGAGAAGATTCTCTTAGGAAGGTTGTCGATGTAGCAGAATCCCTTTTTCCGGATTctggtgttgattatatgattcATAATGCTGCGTATGAGCGTCCG AAATCATCCGTCTTAGATGCAACTGAGGATAGTCTCAAG GCAATCTTTGATGTCAATGTTCTGGGGACAATAACTCTTACAAAGCTCCTGACACCTTTCATGTTGAGGAGGGGTAAAGGTCATTTTGTGGTG ATGAGTAGCGCAGCAGGAAAGACACCTGCGCCAGGTCAGGCTATATACTCGGCTTCTAAATTTGCACTAAACGGGTACTTCCATTCATTGCGTTCAGAg CTCTGCCAGAAGGGAATCCAGGTAACTGTTGTCTGTCCTGGTCCTATACAAACAGTAAATAACGCTGGATCGCAGGTTCCATCTGAG AAGCGTGTGTCAGCGGAGAAGTGTGCCGAGTTGACGATTATTGCTGCAACCCATGGCTTAAAGGAAGCTTGGATATCATATCAG CCTGTGCTTGTTGTCATGTACCTTGTTCAGTACATGCCAACTATTGGTTATTGGGTCATGGACAAG GTTGGTAAAAGTCGAGTGGAGGCTGCTGCAGAGAAGGGAAGCACTTACTCTTTGAGCCTACTATTTGGAAAAAAAAAGGCAGGGTGA